In Sphaeramia orbicularis chromosome 1, fSphaOr1.1, whole genome shotgun sequence, a genomic segment contains:
- the mrpl21 gene encoding large ribosomal subunit protein bL21m, with protein sequence MALGSGCARLWRACSLLSPRLPLLFPAALRAQSSVTGPLVPRTSLTQPPWSDQPSPVSAEEERIRHAAVVGTVNRLVAQQNFGRLFAVVHFAGRQWKVTDEDLILVENHIEAECGDRIRMEKVLLIGAQDFTLVGRPLLGKDLVRVEATVIEKTESWPKVHMRFRKRHRYQRKKIIIQPQTVLRINRIELAPALS encoded by the coding sequence ATGGCGCTGGGTAGTGGATGTGCACGGCTCTGGAGGGCATGCAGTTTGTTGTCACCTCGTCTGCCCCTCTTGTTCCCAGCTGCACTCCGGGCACAGAGCTCTGTCACCGGCCCCTTGGTACCCCGTACCTCCCTAACGCAGCCGCCGTGGTCGGACCAGCCGAGCCCGGTGTCTGCTGAGGAGGAACGGATTCGACACGCCGCCGTGGTGGGCACCGTGAACCGGCTCGTCGCACAGCAGAACTTCGGCCGCCTGTTCGCCGTGGTGCACTTCGCGGGCCGCCAGTGGAAAGTCACCGACGAAGACCTGATCCTGGTTGAGAACCACATCGAGGCGGAGTGCGGTGACCGGATCCGGATGGAGAAGGTGCTGCTGATCGGGGCGCAGGATTTCACCCTGGTCGGGAGGCCTCTGCTGGGCAAGGACCTTGTCAGGGTCGAAGCTACCGTGATCGAAAAGACTGAGTCCTGGCCTAAAGTCCATATGCGGTTCAGGAAGAGACACCGATACCAGAGAAAGAAGATCATCATTCAGCCTCAGACGGTTTTGAGGATCAACAGGATCGAGCTGGCCCCTGCACTCTCATGA